A window of the Phragmites australis chromosome 20, lpPhrAust1.1, whole genome shotgun sequence genome harbors these coding sequences:
- the LOC133901564 gene encoding uncharacterized protein LOC133901564 isoform X4: MRIPGRLFLALLLVALAAGSAAAQDAAEEGVAPAAEEIAAGARAKEAAVLAAELGQLRAKISALESRIAEQTLELKTKDDAIETLKKVIEEVSQRIATLQSEITSVKATGSLAAEEQASKANARAIELEKQIDKLKKDVKAQNSKKAALEARAGDAEKKVQELNAKLEKLQRTSDEQKRRIQKTEVALKAAEEELMKVQLETTTKLKQLREVHGAWLPPWLVTHAARSMEMMSNHWNEHGKPVVNSLLQKASEKSVELRKWVQPHLETAKAKWMPVARENLVTLKKNAEPYVQMVSTKSVEVYQASRDFITPHLVNAREVADPYLQEAKKRSKPYIDQVAVATKPHVKKIRTALKPYTKRAVNVYGKFLEKATTYHHQLQESEEIPTEW, translated from the exons gctgctcgtCGCGCTCGCGGCCgggtcggcggcggcgcaggacgCGGCAGAGGAGGGCgtggcgccggcggcggaggagatCGCGGCGGGCGCGAGGGCcaaggaggcggcggtgctggCCGCCGAGCTGGGCCAGCTCAGGGCGAAGATCTCCGCCTTAG AGTCGCGCATTGCGGAGCAGACTCTGGAGTTGAAGACCAAGGATGATGCAATTGAAACACTGAAAAAGGTTATCGAGGAGGTGTCACAAAGGATAGCTACTCTGCAGAGTGAGATAACTTCTGTCAAG GCGACGGGGTCTTTAGCTGCAGAGGAGCAGGCAAGCAAGGCCAATGCACGGGCTATTGAGCTTGAGAAGCAG ATcgacaagctcaagaaggatgTTAAAGCACAAAATAGCAAAAAGGCAGCTCTGGAAGCTAGGGCTGGTGATGCAGAGAAGAAGGTGCAAGAGCTGAATGCAAAGCTGGAAAAA CTCCAGAGGACAAGCGATGAGCAAAAGCGCAGGATCCAAAAGACTGAAGTTGCTCTTAAAGCTGCTGAG GAGGAGCTGATGAAGGTGCAGTTagaaacaacaacaaaattGAAACAGCTGAGAGAG GTTCATGGAGCATGGTTGCCACCTTGGTTAGTGACACATGCAGCTCGCTCAATG GAGATGATGTCAAATCACTGGAACGAACATGGGAAACCTGTTGTCAACAGTTTATTGCAGAAG GCATCAGAAAAATCTGTGGAGTTAAGGAAATGGGTCCAGCCCCATCTGGAAACTGCTAAGGCG AAATGGATGCCTGTTGCTAGGGAAAACTTGGTTACCTTGAAGAAAAATGCGGAACCGTATGTGCAAATGGTCTCAACAAAATCAGTAGAGGTTTATCAAGCATCAAGGGACTTTATCACACCTCATCTTGTGAATGCACGTGAAGTTGCTGATCCCTACTTGCAG GAAGCAAAGAAGAGATCCAAACCTTATATTGATCAAGTTGCTGTGGCCACTAAACCACATGTCAAGAAAATTAGAACTGCCCTGAAGCCTTATACCAAAAGGGCGGTTAATGTATATGGAAAATTTCTTGAGAAGGCTACTACATATCATCATCAG CTCCAAGAATCAGAAGAGATCCCCACGGAATGGTAA
- the LOC133901564 gene encoding uncharacterized protein LOC133901564 isoform X3, with product MRIPGRLFLALLLVALAAGSAAAQDAAEEGVAPAAEEIAAGARAKEAAVLAAELGQLRAKISALESRIAEQTLELKTKDDAIETLKKVIEEVSQRIATLQSEITSVKATGSLAAEEQASKANARAIELEKQIDKLKKDVKAQNSKKAALEARAGDAEKKVQELNAKLEKLQRTSDEQKRRIQKTEVALKAAEEELMKVQLETTTKLKQLREVHGAWLPPWLVTHAARSMEMMSNHWNEHGKPVVNSLLQKASEKSVELRKWVQPHLETAKAKWMPVARENLVTLKKNAEPYVQMVSTKSVEVYQASRDFITPHLVNAREVADPYLQEAKKRSKPYIDQVAVATKPHVKKIRTALKPYTKRAVNVYGKFLEKATTYHHQAEATILDYLHQHEFTKQFATQEVVWYLVGTN from the exons gctgctcgtCGCGCTCGCGGCCgggtcggcggcggcgcaggacgCGGCAGAGGAGGGCgtggcgccggcggcggaggagatCGCGGCGGGCGCGAGGGCcaaggaggcggcggtgctggCCGCCGAGCTGGGCCAGCTCAGGGCGAAGATCTCCGCCTTAG AGTCGCGCATTGCGGAGCAGACTCTGGAGTTGAAGACCAAGGATGATGCAATTGAAACACTGAAAAAGGTTATCGAGGAGGTGTCACAAAGGATAGCTACTCTGCAGAGTGAGATAACTTCTGTCAAG GCGACGGGGTCTTTAGCTGCAGAGGAGCAGGCAAGCAAGGCCAATGCACGGGCTATTGAGCTTGAGAAGCAG ATcgacaagctcaagaaggatgTTAAAGCACAAAATAGCAAAAAGGCAGCTCTGGAAGCTAGGGCTGGTGATGCAGAGAAGAAGGTGCAAGAGCTGAATGCAAAGCTGGAAAAA CTCCAGAGGACAAGCGATGAGCAAAAGCGCAGGATCCAAAAGACTGAAGTTGCTCTTAAAGCTGCTGAG GAGGAGCTGATGAAGGTGCAGTTagaaacaacaacaaaattGAAACAGCTGAGAGAG GTTCATGGAGCATGGTTGCCACCTTGGTTAGTGACACATGCAGCTCGCTCAATG GAGATGATGTCAAATCACTGGAACGAACATGGGAAACCTGTTGTCAACAGTTTATTGCAGAAG GCATCAGAAAAATCTGTGGAGTTAAGGAAATGGGTCCAGCCCCATCTGGAAACTGCTAAGGCG AAATGGATGCCTGTTGCTAGGGAAAACTTGGTTACCTTGAAGAAAAATGCGGAACCGTATGTGCAAATGGTCTCAACAAAATCAGTAGAGGTTTATCAAGCATCAAGGGACTTTATCACACCTCATCTTGTGAATGCACGTGAAGTTGCTGATCCCTACTTGCAG GAAGCAAAGAAGAGATCCAAACCTTATATTGATCAAGTTGCTGTGGCCACTAAACCACATGTCAAGAAAATTAGAACTGCCCTGAAGCCTTATACCAAAAGGGCGGTTAATGTATATGGAAAATTTCTTGAGAAGGCTACTACATATCATCATCAG GCTGAGGCAACTATCTTGGATTACCTTCACCAACATGAATTTACAAAACAGTTTGCAACTCAAgaggtggtgtggtatctggTAGGCACCAATTGA
- the LOC133901564 gene encoding uncharacterized protein LOC133901564 isoform X1, producing MRIPGRLFLALLLVALAAGSAAAQDAAEEGVAPAAEEIAAGARAKEAAVLAAELGQLRAKISALESRIAEQTLELKTKDDAIETLKKVIEEVSQRIATLQSEITSVKATGSLAAEEQASKANARAIELEKQIDKLKKDVKAQNSKKAALEARAGDAEKKVQELNAKLEKLQRTSDEQKRRIQKTEVALKAAEEELMKVQLETTTKLKQLREVHGAWLPPWLVTHAARSMEMMSNHWNEHGKPVVNSLLQKASEKSVELRKWVQPHLETAKAKWMPVARENLVTLKKNAEPYVQMVSTKSVEVYQASRDFITPHLVNAREVADPYLQEAKKRSKPYIDQVAVATKPHVKKIRTALKPYTKRAVNVYGKFLEKATTYHHQAEATILDYLHQHEFTKQFATQEVVWYLASALLVMPVFVLYTLLVKTFCSKNQKRSPRNGNANHGHRRHKRRHAG from the exons gctgctcgtCGCGCTCGCGGCCgggtcggcggcggcgcaggacgCGGCAGAGGAGGGCgtggcgccggcggcggaggagatCGCGGCGGGCGCGAGGGCcaaggaggcggcggtgctggCCGCCGAGCTGGGCCAGCTCAGGGCGAAGATCTCCGCCTTAG AGTCGCGCATTGCGGAGCAGACTCTGGAGTTGAAGACCAAGGATGATGCAATTGAAACACTGAAAAAGGTTATCGAGGAGGTGTCACAAAGGATAGCTACTCTGCAGAGTGAGATAACTTCTGTCAAG GCGACGGGGTCTTTAGCTGCAGAGGAGCAGGCAAGCAAGGCCAATGCACGGGCTATTGAGCTTGAGAAGCAG ATcgacaagctcaagaaggatgTTAAAGCACAAAATAGCAAAAAGGCAGCTCTGGAAGCTAGGGCTGGTGATGCAGAGAAGAAGGTGCAAGAGCTGAATGCAAAGCTGGAAAAA CTCCAGAGGACAAGCGATGAGCAAAAGCGCAGGATCCAAAAGACTGAAGTTGCTCTTAAAGCTGCTGAG GAGGAGCTGATGAAGGTGCAGTTagaaacaacaacaaaattGAAACAGCTGAGAGAG GTTCATGGAGCATGGTTGCCACCTTGGTTAGTGACACATGCAGCTCGCTCAATG GAGATGATGTCAAATCACTGGAACGAACATGGGAAACCTGTTGTCAACAGTTTATTGCAGAAG GCATCAGAAAAATCTGTGGAGTTAAGGAAATGGGTCCAGCCCCATCTGGAAACTGCTAAGGCG AAATGGATGCCTGTTGCTAGGGAAAACTTGGTTACCTTGAAGAAAAATGCGGAACCGTATGTGCAAATGGTCTCAACAAAATCAGTAGAGGTTTATCAAGCATCAAGGGACTTTATCACACCTCATCTTGTGAATGCACGTGAAGTTGCTGATCCCTACTTGCAG GAAGCAAAGAAGAGATCCAAACCTTATATTGATCAAGTTGCTGTGGCCACTAAACCACATGTCAAGAAAATTAGAACTGCCCTGAAGCCTTATACCAAAAGGGCGGTTAATGTATATGGAAAATTTCTTGAGAAGGCTACTACATATCATCATCAG GCTGAGGCAACTATCTTGGATTACCTTCACCAACATGAATTTACAAAACAGTTTGCAACTCAAgaggtggtgtggtatctg GCTTCTGCTTTGCTGGTTATGCCCGTTTTTGTTTTGTACACACTCCTGGTCAAAACGTTCTG CTCCAAGAATCAGAAGAGATCCCCACGGAATGGTAATGCCAACCATGGCCATCGAAGACATAAGCGCCGGCATGCAGGCTAA
- the LOC133901565 gene encoding NAC domain-containing protein 92-like → MEGSGGGGGGTKKEESLPPGFRFHPTDEELITYYLRHKLADGSFTARAIAEVDLNKCEPWDLPEKAKLGEKEWYFFSLRDRKYPTGVRTNRATNAGYWKTTGKDKEIYTGQLPATPELVGMKKTLVFYKGRAPRGEKTNWVIHEYRMYSKSAPKSNKDEWVVCRVFAKTAGAKKYPSNNALSRSHHHPYTLDMIPPLLPTLLQHDPFARGHPHHYSYMTPADLAELARFARGTPGLHPHIQPHPGTAAYISPAAAAPFTLSSLNLNLGASPLHAMSMAMSQTAPSVAGAGQVMGSEHQQMAPGLGGCVIADGGFGADAAGVRYQSLDVEQLVERYWPAGYQV, encoded by the exons ATGGAAgggtcaggaggaggaggaggagggacgAAGAAGGAGGAGAGCTTGCCGCCAGGGTTCAGGTTCCACCCGACGGACGAGGAGCTCATCACGTACTACCTGCGGCACAAGCTCGCCGACGGCAGCTTCACGGCGAGGGCCATCGCCGAGGTCGACCTCAACAAGTGCGAGCCTTGGGATCTCCCAG AAAAAGCTAAACTCGGAGAAAAAGAGTGGTATTTCTTCAGCCTAAGGGACAGGAAGTACCCGACGGGTGTGCGAACAAACCGCGCAACTAATGCTGGCTACTGGAAGACAACAGGGAAGGATAAGGAAATCTACACTGGGCAACTACCAGCCACGCCAGAACTAGTAGGAATGAAGAAAACTCTAGTCTTCTACAAAGGAAGAGCTCCGCGAGGCGAGAAAACCAATTGGGTCATACACGAGTATCGCATGTACTCTAAGTCAGCCCCTAAATCTAACAAG GATGAGTGGGTCGTGTGCCGCGTCTTCGCGAAGACCGCCGGCGCCAAGAAGTACCCGTCCAACAATGCGCTCTCCCGGTCCCACCACCACCCGTACACGCTGGACATGATCCCACCCCTCCTGCCGACCCTGCTCCAGCACGACCCGTTCGCGCGCGGGCACCCGCACCACTACTCGTACATGACCCCCGCCGACCTGGCCGAGCTCGCGCGCTTCGCCCGCGGCACGCCGGGGCTGCACCCGCACATCCAACCGCACCCCGGGACGGCGGCCTACATCAgccccgccgcggcggcgccgtTCACGCTCTCCAGCCTCAACCTCAACCTCGGCGCCTCGCCGCTCCATGCTATGTCGATGGCGATGAGCCAGACGGCGCCGAGCGTTGCCGGCGCTGGCCAGGTGATGGGAAGTGAGCACCAGCAGATGGCGCCGGGGCTCGGCGGCTGCGTGATCGCGGACGGAGGGTTCGGCGCGGACGCGGCGGGGGTGCGGTACCAGAGCTTGGACGTGGAGCAGCTGGTGGAGAGGTACTGGCCGGCCGGTTACCAGGTGTAG
- the LOC133901564 gene encoding uncharacterized protein LOC133901564 isoform X2, producing the protein MRIPGRLFLALLLVALAAGSAAAQDAAEEGVAPAAEEIAAGARAKEAAVLAAELGQLRAKISALESRIAEQTLELKTKDDAIETLKKVIEEVSQRIATLQSEITSVKATGSLAAEEQASKANARAIELEKQIDKLKKDVKAQNSKKAALEARAGDAEKKVQELNAKLEKRTSDEQKRRIQKTEVALKAAEEELMKVQLETTTKLKQLREVHGAWLPPWLVTHAARSMEMMSNHWNEHGKPVVNSLLQKASEKSVELRKWVQPHLETAKAKWMPVARENLVTLKKNAEPYVQMVSTKSVEVYQASRDFITPHLVNAREVADPYLQEAKKRSKPYIDQVAVATKPHVKKIRTALKPYTKRAVNVYGKFLEKATTYHHQAEATILDYLHQHEFTKQFATQEVVWYLASALLVMPVFVLYTLLVKTFCSKNQKRSPRNGNANHGHRRHKRRHAG; encoded by the exons gctgctcgtCGCGCTCGCGGCCgggtcggcggcggcgcaggacgCGGCAGAGGAGGGCgtggcgccggcggcggaggagatCGCGGCGGGCGCGAGGGCcaaggaggcggcggtgctggCCGCCGAGCTGGGCCAGCTCAGGGCGAAGATCTCCGCCTTAG AGTCGCGCATTGCGGAGCAGACTCTGGAGTTGAAGACCAAGGATGATGCAATTGAAACACTGAAAAAGGTTATCGAGGAGGTGTCACAAAGGATAGCTACTCTGCAGAGTGAGATAACTTCTGTCAAG GCGACGGGGTCTTTAGCTGCAGAGGAGCAGGCAAGCAAGGCCAATGCACGGGCTATTGAGCTTGAGAAGCAG ATcgacaagctcaagaaggatgTTAAAGCACAAAATAGCAAAAAGGCAGCTCTGGAAGCTAGGGCTGGTGATGCAGAGAAGAAGGTGCAAGAGCTGAATGCAAAGCTGGAAAAA AGGACAAGCGATGAGCAAAAGCGCAGGATCCAAAAGACTGAAGTTGCTCTTAAAGCTGCTGAG GAGGAGCTGATGAAGGTGCAGTTagaaacaacaacaaaattGAAACAGCTGAGAGAG GTTCATGGAGCATGGTTGCCACCTTGGTTAGTGACACATGCAGCTCGCTCAATG GAGATGATGTCAAATCACTGGAACGAACATGGGAAACCTGTTGTCAACAGTTTATTGCAGAAG GCATCAGAAAAATCTGTGGAGTTAAGGAAATGGGTCCAGCCCCATCTGGAAACTGCTAAGGCG AAATGGATGCCTGTTGCTAGGGAAAACTTGGTTACCTTGAAGAAAAATGCGGAACCGTATGTGCAAATGGTCTCAACAAAATCAGTAGAGGTTTATCAAGCATCAAGGGACTTTATCACACCTCATCTTGTGAATGCACGTGAAGTTGCTGATCCCTACTTGCAG GAAGCAAAGAAGAGATCCAAACCTTATATTGATCAAGTTGCTGTGGCCACTAAACCACATGTCAAGAAAATTAGAACTGCCCTGAAGCCTTATACCAAAAGGGCGGTTAATGTATATGGAAAATTTCTTGAGAAGGCTACTACATATCATCATCAG GCTGAGGCAACTATCTTGGATTACCTTCACCAACATGAATTTACAAAACAGTTTGCAACTCAAgaggtggtgtggtatctg GCTTCTGCTTTGCTGGTTATGCCCGTTTTTGTTTTGTACACACTCCTGGTCAAAACGTTCTG CTCCAAGAATCAGAAGAGATCCCCACGGAATGGTAATGCCAACCATGGCCATCGAAGACATAAGCGCCGGCATGCAGGCTAA